The window TCCACCACCGTCCTGCGATCCTCCGCGACCGCGGACTACCTGGTCTTTCCCATGCACTACCAGGTCACGCTCCGGAACCTGAGCACGATGTCCGTGCTCGACGTACCCGTCGGATCGGCCGCCGGCGGCGCCGCGTACGCCGGGTCGGCGGCCAACGCCGTCTTCACGACGTCCTCGGACGGCACCGTGCTGCGCAAGCACACGCACCCCACCGAGGGCAACGGCACCGTGACCGTGACCGGTCTCCCGGCCGGCGCGAGCGCCATCGCGGTCACCCCGGGCACCCCGGAGGACGCCCTGGTCACCTTCACCGTCGGCACGGCCGCGAAGTGGGGCCTGCTCGACCTCGCCACGGGCGTCGTCGACGAGATCACCGACCGGACGCCGGGCTCCGCCGGCGGCGACGTCGCCGTCTCGCGGACACACGTCGTCTGGACCGAGGGCGACTCCACCGACAAGCCGGCGGTGTTCCTCAGGGAGCGGGCCACCGGCACCGTCCGCGAGATCCCGGTCGAGGACGCCTGGAGCAGCGACCTCCAGGTCGGCCTGGTCGGCGGTTGGGTGGTGTACGGCGAGGCGGGCGGCCTCTCCAGCGGCGACACGAACCCGCTGTACGCCCCCACCGCGTACGACCCGGCCACCGGGACGAAGGTGAAGCTGCTTGACCACCTCACCTCGTCCGCGGCCGCCCCCGACGGCCTGTACGTCCGCGGCGGCACCGTCGACCGGGGCGAGGGCCTCTACAAGATCGTGCCCGGTGCGGACGGGACGCCGTCCGTCACCCTGGTGGCGACCACCGGCGAGCCCACCCAGGTCGTCATCACCGAGAACAGGGTCCCCGCCGTCGTCGACCTCGACCAGAACGGTGGGGAGATCCACCTCGGTTGGGGGCTGTCCCGGAGCACCGTCGAGGCCGAACTCACCCTGCGCCACGTCCGGACCGGCCTGACCCGCGCACTCTCGATCAGGCACCCGAACACCCCGGACGCGACGTTCCCCTGGGACGGACGGATCGGACCGGACCACACCAGCGCCTACAACGGCGAGTACACCTGGGAGTTGGCCGTCCGGCCGCTCAACGGCATCGGTCCGGCCACCTCCGCCTCCGGCACGTTCACCGTCACCCGCAAGACCGCGCCGCACGACTTCGACGACAACGGCAGCACGGACGTGCTCTCCCGCGACGGTTCCGGCCGGCTGTGGCGCAGCGACACCACCTTCTCCAAGGAGTTCGGCCAACTGACCGCCCAGTCGCGCCAATCGCTCGGCGCCGGCTGGGACGTCTTCGACCGGATCGAGGCGGCGGGGGACCTCGGCGGCTCGGCGTTCGGCGACCTCGTGGCCCGGGACAAGGCCGGCGTGCTGTGGCTGTACCCCGGCACGGGCCGGGGCGGCTTCGGCACCCGTGCCAAGGTCGGCGGCGGCTGGCAGATCTACGACAAGATCGCCGGCGGCAGCGACCTGAACGGAGACGGACGCGCCGACCTGCTCGCCACCGACACCGCCGGGGCGCTCTGGCTCTACAAGGGCACCGGCTCCGCCGACGCCCCGTTCGCCGCGCGCACCAAGCTCGGCGAAGGCTGGGGGATCTACAACGAACTGACGGCCGTCGGTGACCTCGCGGACACCCCGGCGGGCGACCTCCTCGCCCGGGACAAGGCCGGTGTCCTGTGGCTGTACGCCGGCAAGGGCGACGGGACCTTCGCGCCCCGCACGAAGCTCGGCGCCGGCTGGAACGAGTACGGCTCGCTCGTCGGCATCGGCGACGGCGACCGCGACGGCCGCCCCGACCTCCTCGCCTCCGGCGCGGCGACGCAGTACCTCTACGGGGGCACGGGCAACGTGAACGCGCCCCTGCGGGGCAGGCAGCTCGCGTCCCTGCCGTACGTGAACGACCCGGGCAACCTCATCGCCTGACGGCCCCCGCCCGCCCCCGGCCGCCCCGGCCGCGCCCCCACCGCGGGGCGCGGCCGGGGCGGTCCGCGTTCCGGGGCGCGGGCGGCGGGCGGTGAGGCGCTACGGGCCCGCCAGGGCCGGGTCGACGACCGTCTCCCCGCGGGAGGCGCGGCGTACGGACTCCGCCAGGTCGTCGATCGGGCCGTCCCGCAGGATCAGCCCCGCCGCCCCCGCGGCCAGGGCGGCGTCCCGCAGCCCCGGATGCGCCGAACCCGTCATCAGCAGGACGGCGCACTCCGGGTCGTCGGCCAGCAGGGCCGGCACCGCGTCCAGTTCCTCGACCAGGGCCACCGCGGGGCGGCTCATGGTCGAGGCCACCACGTCGATGTCCGGTTCCAGGCCGAGTCGCAGCGCCAGGGCCGGGTTCGGCGGGTCCAGCAGCACCCGCAGGGATCGGGCGGGTCGGGAGGCAACGGGCATTTCGTCCACCCTGCCAGAGTAGGCCCCCCGTCCCGCCCGGGCAGGACTTCGTCCCGCCGAAAGAGGATCTGACGTGAAGTCAGGAGTCTTCCCAAGTGCTGGGGCGTGCGTTATACATTCCTTCACCGACCCTAGAACGCGTTCTAGAACGAGTCGCGGAGTCGGTCCCGCATACGGCCTCGGTGCGACCGACGGTGCGGACGGCCGCACCGAGGTCTTCCACTCGGTGGAAGCACGAACGACACACAAGGAGCAGCGTCCTCAATGCCGATCGATGCCGCGAAGGCCCTCGCCGCCGCCCCCCGCCGCGGGGACATCGCCTGGGACCACAAGGACATCCAGCTCTACCACCTCGGCCTCGGCGCCGGCCGCCCGGCCACCGACCCCGACGAACTGCGCTACACCCTGGAGTCCAAACTCCACGTCCTCCCCAGCTTCGCGACCGTCGCCGGCGCCGGCATGGCGATGCTCGGCGGCCTCGCCGCCCCCGGCATCGACGTGAACCTCGCCGCCGTCCTGCACGGCGGACACTCCATCGAGCTGCACCGGCCGATCCCCGTCAAGGGGCGGGCCACCTCCGGTTCCCACGTCGCCGCCATCCACGACAAGGGCAAGGCGGCCGTGATCGTCCTGCGCTCCGAGGTCGCCGACGCCGACGGCCCGTTGTGGACCAGCGACGCCCAGATCTTCGTCCGCGGCGAAGGCGGCTTCGGCGGGGAGCGCGGACCCTCCGTCAAGGAGGAGGCGCCCGACCGCGAGCCCGACCGGACCGTCGAACGACACATCCGCGAGGAGCAGGCACTGCTCTACCGGCTGTCGGGCGACTGGAACCCGCTGCACGCCGACCCGGAGTTCGCCAAACCGGCCGGCTTCGACCGGCCGATCCTGCACGGCCTGTGCTCGTACGGGATGACCCTCAAGGCCGTCGTCGACACCGCGCTGGGCGGCGACGTCACCCGGGTCCGCGCCTACCGCACCCGCTTCGCCGGGATCGTCTTCCCCGGCGAGACCCTGCGCATCCGGATGTGGGAAGAGCCCGGCCGGGTGCGGGTGTCGGTGACCGCCGTCGAACGGGACGACGCGCCGGTCCTCGCCGACACCGTCGTCGAACACGCGTAAGCGTCGAGCACGCGCAAACCACACGACCCAAGGAGCCGCACCGTGCGCGCAGCACTCCAGAGCGAGATCGGCCAGGACAAGCTCGAAGTCGTCGACGACATGGAGGCCGTGGGCTTCGGCCCCGGCAAGGTCAGGATCCGGATCAAGGCCACCGGCCTGTGCCACTCCGACCTCTCCGCGATGAGCGGCGTGCTGCCGCAGCCGGCCCCCTTCATCCCCGGCCACGAGGGCTCGGGCGTGATCACGGACGTCGGCGACGGGGTCACCGACCACAAGATCGGCGACCGGGTCCTCGTCTGCTGGCTGCCGCCCTGCGGGCACTGTCCCTCCTGCAAGCGGGGCCAAGGCCACCTGTGCCTGGAGGCGTTCGGGAACGTCGCCACCCCCAACTTCCGGCGCGGGAGCAACGACATCTTCGGCTTCGCCGGCACCGGCACCTTCGCCGAGGAGATGATCGTCCCCGCCGGGTGCGCCGTACCGATCCCCGACGACGTCCCCTTCGACATCGCCGCCCTGATCGGCTGCGGCGTCACCACCGGACTCGGCGCCGCCATCAACACGGCCAAGGTCGAAGCCGGCTCCTCGGTCGCCGTCATCGGCTGCGGCGGCGTCGGCATCTCCGTCATCCAGGGCGCCAAGGTGCAGGGCGCCGCCCAGATCGTCGCCGTCGACCCGGTCGCCTCACGGCGCGAGGCGGCGCTGCGCTTCGGGGCGACCGAGGCCGTCTCCCCGGAGGCCTTCGGGGACTCCAAGAACCGGATCACCGCGGGCGAGGGCTTCGACTACGTCTTCGAGGTGGTCGGCAAGTCCGCGACCACGCAGACCGCCTACGAGATGACCCGGCGCGGCGGCTCCGTCGTCGTGGTCGGCGCGGGCGCCCTCGACGACACCTACTCGATCAACATGTTCTCGCTGTTCTTCGACGAGAAGAAGATCCTGCCGTCGATGTACGGCGGCGGCGACGTCCTGCGTTCCTACGAGCGCACCATCGCCCTGTGGCGGGCCGGCCGGGTGGACCTCGCGGGCCTGATCACCCACCGGGTGCAGCTCGGCGAGATCAACGACGCTCTCGACCAGATGCGCACCGGCGTCGCCCTGCGCACCTGCATCGAACTCTGAGAGAGGAACCGTACGGATGTCACTGCCACTTGAGGGACTCTCCGCGATCGTCACGGGGGCGGGCCGGGGCCTGGGCCGGGCGGAGGCGATCGAACTCGCCCGGCTCGGCGCGAGCGTGGTCGTCAACGACTTCGGCCAACCCGGCCGCGACGGCTCGGGGGAGGCCTCCGCCGCCCCGGCGGAGGAGGTGGCCGCGGAGATCCGCGCGGCGGGCGGAGCGGCCGTCGCCCACCTCGGCGACGTCGCCGACTTCGAGCAGGCCCGGGAACTGGTCGCACTGGCCGTCAGCAGCTTCGGCAAGCTCGACGTCCTCGTCAACAACGCGGGCATCCTGCGCGACCGGATGGTCTTCTCGATGTCGGAGGCCGAGTGGGACTCGGTGATCCGGGTCCACCTCAAGGGGCACTTCAACACCACGCACTTCGCCTCCGTGCACTGGCGGGAACGCTCCAAGGCGGCCGGCGGCCCGGTCTACGGCCGGATCGTCAACACCTCCTCCGAGGCCTTCCTCGGCGGCTCGGCGGGCCAGCCGAACTACGCGGCGGCCAAGGGCGGCATCGTGGGCCTCACCACCTCGACGGCCCTCGCCCTCGCCAAGTACGGGGTCACGGCCAACGCGATCTGCCCGCGCGCCCGCACCCGCATGACCGAGGACGTCTTCGCCGGCTTCCAGGTCCCGGAGGACGGCAAGCTCGACGCCCTCGCCCCCGAGCACGTCTCCCCGCTGGTCGGCTACCTCGCCTCGCCCGCCTCGGCCAAGGCCAACGGGCAACTGTTCGTGGTGCACGGCGGGATCGTCGTCGTGATGGAACGCCCCAAGCCGGCCGCGAAGTTCGACACCACCAAGGAGGCCTTCTCCTACGAGGAACTCGACGAGCTCCTCACCCCGCACTACGACGCCCGCCCCGCGAACGAGACCTTCGCGGCCACGGAGGTGCTCGGCCTCAAGCAC of the Streptomyces sp. NBC_01426 genome contains:
- a CDS encoding FG-GAP repeat domain-containing protein, with protein sequence MAHARSNRRRILAATTTVLAVTLGAGMLSAPANAATAEGTAKTAKAPAAKTAADAIGFPKNSQLTDAGLTGFVSRQEGTFDKRWTRYSNGASQGYGSTTVLRSSATADYLVFPMHYQVTLRNLSTMSVLDVPVGSAAGGAAYAGSAANAVFTTSSDGTVLRKHTHPTEGNGTVTVTGLPAGASAIAVTPGTPEDALVTFTVGTAAKWGLLDLATGVVDEITDRTPGSAGGDVAVSRTHVVWTEGDSTDKPAVFLRERATGTVREIPVEDAWSSDLQVGLVGGWVVYGEAGGLSSGDTNPLYAPTAYDPATGTKVKLLDHLTSSAAAPDGLYVRGGTVDRGEGLYKIVPGADGTPSVTLVATTGEPTQVVITENRVPAVVDLDQNGGEIHLGWGLSRSTVEAELTLRHVRTGLTRALSIRHPNTPDATFPWDGRIGPDHTSAYNGEYTWELAVRPLNGIGPATSASGTFTVTRKTAPHDFDDNGSTDVLSRDGSGRLWRSDTTFSKEFGQLTAQSRQSLGAGWDVFDRIEAAGDLGGSAFGDLVARDKAGVLWLYPGTGRGGFGTRAKVGGGWQIYDKIAGGSDLNGDGRADLLATDTAGALWLYKGTGSADAPFAARTKLGEGWGIYNELTAVGDLADTPAGDLLARDKAGVLWLYAGKGDGTFAPRTKLGAGWNEYGSLVGIGDGDRDGRPDLLASGAATQYLYGGTGNVNAPLRGRQLASLPYVNDPGNLIA
- a CDS encoding DNA-binding response regulator, which gives rise to MPVASRPARSLRVLLDPPNPALALRLGLEPDIDVVASTMSRPAVALVEELDAVPALLADDPECAVLLMTGSAHPGLRDAALAAGAAGLILRDGPIDDLAESVRRASRGETVVDPALAGP
- a CDS encoding 3-oxoacyl-ACP reductase, coding for MSLPLEGLSAIVTGAGRGLGRAEAIELARLGASVVVNDFGQPGRDGSGEASAAPAEEVAAEIRAAGGAAVAHLGDVADFEQARELVALAVSSFGKLDVLVNNAGILRDRMVFSMSEAEWDSVIRVHLKGHFNTTHFASVHWRERSKAAGGPVYGRIVNTSSEAFLGGSAGQPNYAAAKGGIVGLTTSTALALAKYGVTANAICPRARTRMTEDVFAGFQVPEDGKLDALAPEHVSPLVGYLASPASAKANGQLFVVHGGIVVVMERPKPAAKFDTTKEAFSYEELDELLTPHYDARPANETFAATEVLGLKHD
- a CDS encoding MaoC/PaaZ C-terminal domain-containing protein, giving the protein MPIDAAKALAAAPRRGDIAWDHKDIQLYHLGLGAGRPATDPDELRYTLESKLHVLPSFATVAGAGMAMLGGLAAPGIDVNLAAVLHGGHSIELHRPIPVKGRATSGSHVAAIHDKGKAAVIVLRSEVADADGPLWTSDAQIFVRGEGGFGGERGPSVKEEAPDREPDRTVERHIREEQALLYRLSGDWNPLHADPEFAKPAGFDRPILHGLCSYGMTLKAVVDTALGGDVTRVRAYRTRFAGIVFPGETLRIRMWEEPGRVRVSVTAVERDDAPVLADTVVEHA
- a CDS encoding Zn-dependent alcohol dehydrogenase, with translation MRAALQSEIGQDKLEVVDDMEAVGFGPGKVRIRIKATGLCHSDLSAMSGVLPQPAPFIPGHEGSGVITDVGDGVTDHKIGDRVLVCWLPPCGHCPSCKRGQGHLCLEAFGNVATPNFRRGSNDIFGFAGTGTFAEEMIVPAGCAVPIPDDVPFDIAALIGCGVTTGLGAAINTAKVEAGSSVAVIGCGGVGISVIQGAKVQGAAQIVAVDPVASRREAALRFGATEAVSPEAFGDSKNRITAGEGFDYVFEVVGKSATTQTAYEMTRRGGSVVVVGAGALDDTYSINMFSLFFDEKKILPSMYGGGDVLRSYERTIALWRAGRVDLAGLITHRVQLGEINDALDQMRTGVALRTCIEL